TACTTCCACCCAAATAATCGAGTGGGGTGTCGTTGGAGGTCAAAGCCGTCGTGTCGTAGACAAAAGACGCTGTGTTTGTGGTGATATCATCGATGACGGGGTAATAGTACgaagatttgttgttgttgctgttgctgcttTGGTGATTAAAGTCTTGGATGAGAAGATCATTAACCACGGTGTTTTCGATCTTCGTTAAGTTTGTGTAAACGTCGTCCTCTTCAACCATGGTtacgtcttcttctccttcttcttcagaagcCTTTCTTGCTTGTATaacctaaaattaaaataaataaataataccgGGCATAACATGTTGTAACTCGTTTTGCAGTTAAAGTTTTGatacttttttcattttttttagtagCGTGTAACGTACGTAATTGTTTGAGTCGAGATTTTGGTAAACCATGATGAAGTCACCTAGCTGCAAACCATGAGCGTTCACAAAGTCGCCTGGAAATACAACCGAGAGCGAtccaatattttaaaacaatcatgGATTCGATTGTTTATATTCGTGATTTAAGTATAAAAAAATCCTGGGTTATAAGTAAGTTTACCTGTGTTTTCAAGCACGTACATTCTGCTATTGTTGTTCGGCCAGTACCTAATGATCACAACATTAGGGGCAAGACTCAAACATCTAATTTCCTTTAAAGATCCCATTTATATTAGGTTGGTCTTATATGAAATGATGAACATATATACACACCATCATAGAGACAAACTGTAAGCTCCTAGCTATTAGTAAAGATAAAtagattaaacaaacaaaaagttgtaAGATCTTAAGATCGACATGGATAAGTTAATACTTTCAAAATGATCGATCTACCAAGTATTCACTTATCCATATAGATCACCGTACCAGATCAAATACAGCATATGCTCCATTATAGATTCATACTAAccaaatttgaaatgttttgcTAACCAAAATTTGTAACTGAATAGTTGATATAACTATATAACCTATGCTTTATTATCACCTAACAAATTAGGAGTAACTATATTGGTCATATATGAATTGAAGTACCTGTACTTGAAGGTCCAAACGTGACGACCGTCCAAATCTTCCATCCTTAGAGGAATCCCTTCCTTACATTCCAGTGCCGGCAAGTGAGCCTCCGCAGCTTTCTACATGGATCATCATTAGTTATCATTATGATCATCAGCATCTTCATCAACACTATcatgatgattatatatataatcaaagatcACCTTGGGGAGTATCATACGGCGGAGGGAGCTGACGTCACTGTTCTTGAGTTCTTTTTGGAAGAGGAATCTTAGCTTTCCCGGGTCAATTTTCTGACATCATTACAAAACATACATtgaatctttttaataaaaccaatgaaacagaaatattacaaaacactaaaatctttttcttatttggattttcacacagatcttataaaaataaaactaagagttttgttttgtttcgaattaataaagtttaaagaaaaaaaaaaaaagactgatgAGCTTACACGTGCGGGGCGAGGAGTTGGCACGTGGGAGGAAAGAGGCATAAGAGgaggaaaagagagaagcttaaaggaagaagaagatcgtcTCTGTCTTGGCatccttctcttcttcgagTTAACACCAAGAAGAGGCACAGACGCCGATAACCcttgatgatgatcatgacCCGAACCGGATCCAAGCCCATGATGATGATCAACACTTGCCATTAAAGGAGAGGCCTTGGTTTCCACATTTTCATTAGCCATCATTTTTCACTCTCAATTGGTTAACACTGCCTAGTAAAAAGGAAGTGTGGAAGGAAACAGTTATCTGTGTGAAGGGAAAAGGAACAAATGGTCGATCACTTTGGGTTTCAgtgatagagatagagagagagagagaggatagagagaagagagaagagagagagagtctgtgtttgtgttgtgttgtgtgttgtgCAGATCGAAGCAGCCCTTAATATGGACGCTGGGCAATCAGAGATTTGggtttaccaaattttttttttgatttttttactatttatggTAAGGAAGTGACATTTGTATAACCTACATTCatgaatctagggttttcgaaTAGTAGATTTTTCACAATCTTAAGAAGATTATAGATGATAGTAACGTAACGAGATCTAAAGGtcactaaattaataaaaacactCAACCATAGTTTAACAAGATAGGTTAGGTTAAAGATTTGGAACCAAGAGCAAAGGGACGAGTGGAAGGTGCATGGTGAACATGTGTTGCAAAAGTTCTGTTTCTCCCTTTTTTCCAGAATTCAATGgcgtcttcttctctctctctcttctaccACATTAAACTCTCGTTTTTGTTAAAGTCAATTTACTCTCTCATTACTTACTGGTCAACATGTGATTTGTGCATACGCATAGATTCTACCACTTTTTTTAGGgggaaaagaaaatttaaaggcTTTTTTCCTTCTAAAAGAGTGAGGCAATACATGTTTTGCAAGAAAAGGATTCATTGTACCTTCGATTACTTGACTTAGGTTGAAATAGCTAATTTGTCTCATAGCTTCACTAGAATATCAAACTCCATACGAAATCGTTACTTGTGATTCTCAATTAGTAACGTACcccctaaaagaaaaaagaaaaacgcaCGCCCTTAAACAGGATAACATGAAAGGTGGTAGAGGAGGATCACAACATATTAATTAAAGTTCAAAAAGACAAGAAGATctaaaaacatattataatcACATCATATAAAGCATTATAACGAAACATAAATtccaattttgtaaaacttgtaCATCCagttatatataacaatgtaCGTAGATTGATACATTAATCAAACATATTATATGATGTGATTCTAATAcagtatgtttttttcttttgtctttttgaactTTAATTAATATGTTGTGATCCTGCTCTTCCACCTTTCATTTTTTCCTGTTTAAGGGCGTACATTGTATATGTATGATGAATTTTATCTTACAACTATAATGGGTAGatttttcacacaaaaaaagaaccCTATAATGGTAATTCATGATTTTTGAATGAAAGCTAGTCAAGCAATATTAACAACTAATGGTAAATtcatttaactttattttttaaagtgcataaaaaaaggagagaaagattCACTCATTAGATTTAGAGAATGGTTTCCACTTGTCCATGcattttttcattaaaacacAAAAGACGTATAGTTagtaaatcaaaaatataatttattttaaaataaacgatcattttattcttctttaaaatattagttctatacaatttaaaataatgaaatttcaaCTCATAAGGCCCTAACTATTgattatatatgtgtatatatatatatactcaaaaatctatcttatttaattatatcaGAAGGTAATTAAGGCGTTACTaattgaaatctatatatatatatatatatcaacatataAATTGAGATATTGAAAAGTTATGCACCAAGTTAAAAAACTACAGAACTGCTTTCTTAATTCGTACGTTAATCAATTATTCTATGAATAATGCGACATATAAATTGTACATGTtagtaaaataacaaaaatatagattGCTAATTTGATCATAGACTAATAATTTAGTCGGCCAAAAATATGTAAGAATATTTTTTGATTCTATACTTTTGGTATGGTGTTATATGAAGAAAGTTTGAGTGATTAAATACAGATTAGTTAAACtgggcaaaaaaaaagattttctatattaagttaAAAGAGATTACGACATGCCATTTGTCAATGTTTAAATGTTTCTATTTATGGACAAGTGGCATGTAATCTAATCTGTTCACACTTAAtgatatcatcttcttcttttttttgttccttacccactttaatttttttgtttttttttcttgaaactaaacatatattaaatgtCTGTATTCTAGTTAATCGAAGCATAAACTATAGTAGTTCGTCGACCAATATACGTATGTTTCTAGATGTGGTACGTGATTCTTGTGTGTTAGTTACAATGACTCactgagaagaagatgcatagaCAAGTGGCAACGATTCTCTAAATTTACTGACaaaattcttctcttttattttcttacgcACTTAAATTAACTCAAAGATCAATTCtaatcatgaatttaatttggccaatattttttttgtactaGCTTTATTCATGATTATGATACTGCCAAAATGAACACATAATcgcaatcaaattcaaaagaaaaattaaattatttgctaattaatagtatatgaaatagtggtatatatacaaatatacttGACTACTATATACATGTGTCTTTGAAAAGAGaagtattatatttatttttatatcatatatgcaCATACTCATTAACATTCATAAGATGTTTATAACGATGAtgagaagattttttaaaaattatagattaagaCCATAAAATGTAACAAATTACAAGATTATAACTTATATGTGCATGGATCTTATAAAAGTAGTGATTTacgacacacaaaaaaaaaaaaaaaaaaaaaaaaaaNAATAGAATAGaatgaatcatttttttttgttttccgcAGAATAGAATGAATCATAAAATTAGTAAACTGTAAAGGAATCTATTTGAGTACCTTAAATTGTACAtcgtaataaaaaaatattaatctgtTATAAGTAGTAAAGTAGAAAAGATCTCTAGACAAcatcaaattaattatatctatattttaaaatagtataagtATACATTCGTTCATATATACTATTGTAAATTATTcaatttacataaaataaatataaaaatagttttttgaaTATGCATTAAAAAATgcaattaattgatttttatggatctgaaaaactaaaattttaatcttttactttcaaatttatcttttaGAAAAGTTATGTaatattacaaaagaaatttcttggacaccaaaaccaaacataaataGTTAGTGCATAAATAAATAGGAAATTTGTGCTTAGtgcataaataaatagaaaacttGTGGGTGTTTTAgtactaaattatatatatatatatatatatatatatatatataaatcaaattagAGATAATTAATGAAATCTCTCACCgaattagttaattattttctcaccaaaatcaCGAACAcatgttatataaaaatgttgataaaataatatagttataattgttgatattttcatttttttctaaatttcttctaaaactatgaatttagtatttaataacatttttagttCCAACAAAATTTctggtttatttttctttaagctTTATATTGGATGATTTTTCTCTTGCATATATGTTGCTTGAAGATTTACCTTCGTCTTTAATCTTTAATGTTATTTATGtgttatttatattgtttttcaaatattaatttcaacTATAATgttatagtattatatttttaattatattgtacaGAATCttatatgatatattaaattatacacAAGAGTTTCGAACACATAcctatttcttatatttttgaaaaaatatgcTTTCGTGTTTCTAAATGTTTCACTTATGTGTTCTCATTCCATGCATCCTAAGatcatttataaatttattataaaatatgatcGGTTCTTATATATCATGTTTGAaatttaaaccaataatataaaatacaagtTCACTTCATATTCAGTTGGCTCAACCTTAACAAATTCATACCAAGAAAATAACCTATATGCCACAAAAGCATGCAAATTCAGAATCATATAAACATGGAATAACGTGTTATGATGTCATATTAGTTAactgtttcttttatttaggCATTTTCATCACCCATATATCATCAATTTTCAATCATGCAGTAAAGACTTACctaattaaaagtaaagaaaatttttttacaaagcATGCAAATTTCTAATATGaatttcaagaaatcaagatcTCATACTAaggaatatttatttataagttcAAGATCCGTATGattgtgaaaactaaaatcTTTAATATATGCTTAAACTATTGAGAGTAGTAAAAACTTATCTGTATCATGTGATTCATAACCGATGATAGGAGTTTGAactcttgttcttcatattTGCCGGTATGTCGCTTTTGACCGTATTTTGTAGGAGTTTCCATGATACACTTTCTTTGTCGGTGCCGATATGCTTCACATATCACTCGAAGGAATGCATTGATGAAAAAATCTCATATCTTCGTTAACTGAAAGGtgattttcaaccaaaaaagacaACAATATTGTGATTTCTTATCGATTTGCTCTCCTTGATATAGTATACAACTTCCATAGGATTCTTTCGTTTCTTTTGCATTATAGCGAGATTATTCACATTTCTCACGCATATGATGCCTTTTATTTGATGAGTGTAGTTGCTTTTTTTGGACGCCTCTATCGATACTAAGCCACGCGGATAATTTGCAAAAACGTCCGTTAATAGTTTATATTTCTGTAAGTTTTTGTCGTCTTTACaataaatatcatatcatatactattacaatttttttttcggtttcatAAACTTTTACTTTGGTTACCATTTTTGGTAATGGTATTAGAgactaaattttatttcatctatcatttttaaagtttatgttttatgttcCAACTTATAACTTTCGAATCTTGGCCATCCTCTTGGTAATTAGAATTAGTGTAAGATATGAGCCTttcattgttattttcataaactGACTTCATAATAATCATCACATATAaccaattattttgtttaatttgtatatgCTAGGCTCTTTCTTCGACCATAA
The sequence above is drawn from the Camelina sativa cultivar DH55 chromosome 4, Cs, whole genome shotgun sequence genome and encodes:
- the LOC104779898 gene encoding B3 domain-containing transcription factor FUS3-like, which translates into the protein MMANENVETKASPLMASVDHHHGLGSGSGHDHHQGLSASVPLLGVNSKKRRMPRQRRSSSSFKLLSFPPLMPLSSHVPTPRPARKIDPGKLRFLFQKELKNSDVSSLRRMILPKKAAEAHLPALECKEGIPLRMEDLDGRHVWTFKYRYWPNNNSRMYVLENTGDFVNAHGLQLGDFIMVYQNLDSNNYVIQARKASEEEGEEDVTMVEEDDVYTNLTKIENTVVNDLLIQDFNHQSSNSNNNKSSYYYPVIDDITTNTASFVYDTTALTSNDTPLDYLGGSTTTANNYYSDFGSFEGLGSVENISLDDFY